The DNA sequence GTGTTCCTGAGGGAGGGTTTTTTCTCTGGGGGAGAGCTCCTTTATTGCTTGATTCCGGCGGTTTTGCCCGCTTCGCAGTAAATGAAGAAAGGGTAGGAGTATTAAGTGGTGAGATTTTCTCTTTTGATCCCAAATCAACAGCCAAGGGAACAATAAGACTTTCCTATGCTAAGGTTACAGAGGAAGAAGCTGAAGAAGGTTGCCTCAGGCTGGCCAGGGCCTTTTCAAAATTTGCTTTCCAAAAAACCTAGGGATCTACCAGATCTACCCGCTCCGAGTCAGAGGAAATTAACAAGAAAACCAGGAAGAAATCAGTGAAAGGTTGGCCATAAAGGACTGAAAGATGTAAAAAGTAGGTGATTACTCAACATCTGGTACGAAATCGCAATGGAACTGGCATATTTTGTTGAACAGGTTTTGTTGCCTATAGTTATACTTGAACTCAAGCTCCTTGAGATAATGGAAGAGACCCCTAAATAATGTAATGAGACTCTGCAAGAAATCGAACCCTTTAAAGCAATGAACGCTAATAAATGGATAAGCTGCATACAGAATCAATGCTTGCTTCCGATGGATACGATGCTTGGCGTCGCTGGAATAATGGCACTGGGAGGTCAAAACGTGGGAGAGGCTGAATTGCGTCATCTTAAATCAATGTCCCTGGCCATCAGGCAAGACATCGTCAAGATGGTCGCGGAAGCGGGCTCGGGACATCCGGGCGGTTCTTTGTCTATCGCCGATATTGTCACCGTCCTTTTTTTCGATGTCATGAAGCATGATCCCGGCGATCCCTGTTGGGAAGGCCGCGACCGTTTGGTGCTTTCAAAGGGGCATGCCTGCCCCGCCCTTTATGCCGCCTTGGCCGAGAGCGGCTATTTCCAGAAGGAAGAGCTCCTGACCCTCAGAAAGTTGGGTTCTCGTCTTCAGGGTCACCCGGACATGTGCAAACTTCCCGGGCTTGAAGCCTCGACAGGAAGCCTTGGGCAGGGCCTTTCTCTCGCTTCTGGCATTGCTCTTGCCATGAAAATGGATGGCAAATCCAACAGGGTATTCTGCATTATGGGCGATGGGGAACTCGATGAAGGGCAGATCTGGGAAGCGGCCATGACTGCCGCCCATTACAGGCTGGATAACCTCTGCGGCATTATCGACAGGAATGGGTTGCAGATAG is a window from the Thermovirga sp. genome containing:
- a CDS encoding transketolase; amino-acid sequence: MALGGQNVGEAELRHLKSMSLAIRQDIVKMVAEAGSGHPGGSLSIADIVTVLFFDVMKHDPGDPCWEGRDRLVLSKGHACPALYAALAESGYFQKEELLTLRKLGSRLQGHPDMCKLPGLEASTGSLGQGLSLASGIALAMKMDGKSNRVFCIMGDGELDEGQIWEAAMTAAHYRLDNLCGIIDRNGLQIDGDTESIKSLEPLADKWRAFGWNVIEVDGHNLRDLFSAMHRFRHTHFRPTIIIAHTIKGKGVSFMENQAGWHGKAPSSEQTEAALLELSKEVVR